Proteins co-encoded in one Bremerella sp. TYQ1 genomic window:
- a CDS encoding arylsulfatase: MTWTRSLLATCAVLLLSAAAQAADKPNILIIWGDDIGNWNISYQNRGMMGYKTPNIDRIAKEGLFFTDYYGQQSCTAGRAAFMGGTVPVRTGMTKVGLPGAKEGWQETDCTIATIMKSMGYVTGQFGKNHFGDRDEHLPTNHGFDEFFGNLYHLNAEEEPENRDYPRDYVLPNGKTFLEQYGPRGVIKSSADGKIENTGPLTKKRMETVDEETVAAAKDFIERAHKADKPFFVWWNATRMHFRTHVKEENTGISGKSGNEYHDGMVEHDRMVGELLDLIDKLDIADNTLVMYSTDNGVHYNTWPDAGTTHFRSEKNSNWEGAYRVPCYVRWPGKFPAGEVRNGIVAHEDWMVTLAAAAGAPDIKEKLMEGVELNGRKYRNHPDGYNMLDYFSGKVEDSPRKEFIYVNDDGQIVAIRLGDWKAVFLENREKTLQIWREPFVELRVPLLFHLRRDPFEKAQHNSNTYHDWWLDRAFVIVPMQQVAANFLKSMADYPPSQTPGSFNLQKVQEQIENAARGR; the protein is encoded by the coding sequence ATGACTTGGACACGCTCCCTACTGGCGACTTGTGCCGTACTGCTGCTCAGTGCAGCAGCCCAGGCAGCCGACAAACCGAACATTTTGATCATCTGGGGCGATGACATTGGTAACTGGAACATCAGTTATCAGAACCGCGGCATGATGGGTTATAAGACGCCTAACATCGACCGTATCGCTAAAGAAGGTCTCTTTTTCACCGACTACTACGGTCAGCAAAGCTGCACCGCCGGTCGCGCGGCATTCATGGGTGGTACCGTTCCTGTTCGTACCGGGATGACCAAAGTCGGTCTGCCAGGCGCAAAAGAAGGTTGGCAAGAAACCGACTGCACCATCGCCACGATCATGAAGAGCATGGGCTACGTCACCGGGCAGTTCGGTAAGAACCACTTCGGCGATCGTGACGAACACCTGCCGACCAACCATGGTTTCGATGAGTTCTTCGGCAACTTGTATCACTTGAATGCGGAAGAAGAACCAGAAAATCGCGACTATCCACGCGATTACGTTCTGCCTAACGGCAAGACCTTCCTCGAACAGTATGGTCCACGCGGCGTGATCAAGTCGTCCGCTGACGGCAAGATCGAAAACACAGGGCCTCTGACGAAGAAGCGTATGGAAACGGTCGACGAAGAAACGGTCGCCGCAGCCAAAGACTTCATCGAACGTGCGCATAAAGCGGACAAGCCTTTCTTCGTCTGGTGGAATGCCACACGTATGCACTTCCGCACCCACGTGAAGGAAGAAAACACCGGCATCTCTGGCAAGAGCGGCAACGAATATCATGACGGTATGGTCGAACATGATCGCATGGTTGGCGAACTGCTGGACTTGATCGACAAGCTCGACATTGCCGACAACACGCTGGTGATGTACTCCACCGACAACGGTGTTCACTACAACACCTGGCCAGACGCAGGCACGACTCACTTCCGCAGCGAAAAGAACTCGAACTGGGAAGGTGCTTACCGGGTTCCTTGCTACGTTCGTTGGCCAGGTAAATTCCCAGCTGGCGAAGTCCGCAATGGCATCGTCGCTCACGAAGACTGGATGGTTACGTTGGCTGCGGCTGCAGGTGCTCCAGACATCAAAGAAAAGCTGATGGAAGGTGTCGAGCTGAACGGCCGAAAGTACCGCAATCACCCGGACGGCTACAACATGCTTGATTACTTCTCGGGCAAAGTTGAAGACTCGCCGCGAAAAGAATTCATCTACGTCAACGACGACGGACAAATCGTGGCGATTCGCCTGGGCGATTGGAAAGCGGTCTTCCTGGAAAACCGTGAAAAGACGCTTCAAATTTGGCGGGAACCGTTTGTGGAGCTACGTGTTCCACTATTGTTCCACTTACGCCGCGATCCGTTCGAAAAAGCCCAACACAACTCGAATACTTATCACGACTGGTGGCTCGATCGAGCATTCGTTATTGTTCCAATGCAACAGGTAGCTGCTAATTTCTTAAAATCAATGGCAGACTATCCCCCAAGCCAAACGCCTGGCTCATTTAACCTGCAAAAAGTACAGGAACAGATTGAAAACGCCGCTCGCGGTCGCTAA
- a CDS encoding HAD family phosphatase, with amino-acid sequence MKWLSLFLLALIPSIAFSQEDPLPSWNDGAAKQSIIDFVEKVTTEGSKDFVPKYDRIATFDNDGTLWCEAPLPMQIYYVLDELKRRVPEEPKLAKNPMVQAALNGDFDKLLAGDHYDGLMEILAITHAGMTTDEYDQNVRNWIKTFKHPRFGYNLPGITYQPMQELLKYLRANGFQTFIVSGGGADFMRVFSHRVYGIPPNQVVGSNSLAKFSMVDGKPTLTKTMDQFFVDDKAGKPVGIWHFIGRKPIAAFGNSDGDQEMIEYVTIGNKYPSFGLIVHHTDAERAYAYDKDPPSSGKLVTALKAAKEYGWTVVSMKDDWKTVFVGDK; translated from the coding sequence ATGAAATGGCTCTCGCTTTTCCTCTTGGCATTGATTCCCTCAATTGCTTTCAGTCAGGAAGATCCGCTTCCTTCTTGGAATGATGGCGCGGCGAAGCAGTCGATCATCGACTTTGTCGAAAAAGTCACCACCGAAGGCAGCAAAGACTTCGTTCCCAAGTATGACCGCATTGCAACATTCGACAACGACGGCACGCTTTGGTGTGAAGCGCCTCTGCCGATGCAAATCTACTATGTTCTGGACGAACTTAAACGACGCGTCCCCGAAGAACCGAAGCTGGCCAAGAACCCCATGGTTCAAGCCGCGTTAAACGGAGACTTCGACAAACTGCTGGCCGGTGATCACTACGATGGCTTGATGGAAATCTTGGCAATCACGCACGCCGGCATGACGACCGACGAGTACGACCAAAACGTTCGCAACTGGATTAAGACGTTCAAGCATCCACGCTTCGGATACAACTTGCCGGGGATAACCTATCAGCCGATGCAGGAGCTGCTGAAATACCTTCGCGCGAATGGCTTTCAGACATTTATCGTTTCCGGAGGTGGAGCTGACTTTATGCGTGTCTTTTCGCATCGCGTGTATGGAATTCCGCCGAATCAGGTCGTCGGCTCCAACTCGCTGGCCAAGTTTTCAATGGTCGACGGTAAGCCCACACTCACGAAAACGATGGACCAGTTCTTCGTCGACGACAAAGCGGGCAAGCCGGTCGGAATCTGGCATTTCATCGGTCGCAAACCGATCGCCGCGTTTGGCAACTCGGATGGCGATCAGGAAATGATCGAGTATGTCACCATCGGCAATAAGTATCCTAGCTTCGGCTTGATCGTGCATCACACCGACGCGGAGCGAGCCTATGCCTACGACAAAGACCCGCCCTCCAGCGGCAAACTGGTGACCGCGTTGAAAGCGGCCAAGGAATATGGCTGGACCGTGGTCAGCATGAAAGACGACTGGAAAACAGTATTCGTCGGCGACAAATAG
- a CDS encoding PhoPQ-activated pathogenicity-related family protein — protein sequence MLARLSILILALSFLASAAPAIQAQAPAEALKAYVQKPDDSYAWKIRHTEKIGTCDVTELTLTSQTWKEIVWKHRLFVILPSGVPQETDAVLVVAGGSWKDEYEQPPQDGKLGLPKEATLLSVYAQQIGCPIAILLNVPQQPIFDGKKEDAIIAHTFDKYLTTGESDWPLLLPMVKSTTKAMDAVQAYAKEQLDIKIDGFTVTGASKRGWTTWLVSAIDPRVEGLAPMVIDTLKMDAQLKHQQQTYGSLSPRIHDYTDLKLPQRMETEEGQKLRLIVDPYHYLPQIQQPKLIFLGTNDSFWTVDSLNLYWDDIEGEKHIVYVPNADHDLANDWIRIFGGLRALRRHVDHQKDLPDLSWQYVTSGGNVPLKLNVSPGEKAAVVHLWTAESPTRDFRKAKWTSQVVPRNESGDASIEITPPQEGYKATFAEVVYAHDKVPFYLSTTIRVLSAEDAP from the coding sequence ATGCTTGCCCGCCTTTCAATTCTCATTCTCGCCCTCAGCTTTCTCGCTTCTGCGGCCCCTGCTATCCAAGCTCAAGCTCCTGCGGAAGCTTTAAAGGCTTATGTCCAAAAACCTGACGACAGCTATGCCTGGAAAATTCGTCACACCGAAAAGATTGGTACGTGCGACGTCACGGAATTGACGCTCACTTCTCAGACATGGAAAGAGATCGTTTGGAAGCACCGTCTCTTCGTGATTCTGCCGTCCGGCGTACCTCAAGAAACCGATGCCGTGCTTGTTGTTGCCGGTGGCTCGTGGAAAGACGAGTACGAGCAACCGCCGCAAGATGGCAAGCTTGGCCTGCCGAAGGAAGCGACGCTGCTTTCGGTTTACGCCCAACAAATTGGTTGCCCAATTGCCATTCTTTTAAATGTCCCGCAACAACCGATCTTCGACGGCAAGAAGGAAGATGCGATCATTGCCCATACGTTCGACAAGTACCTGACCACCGGCGAAAGTGATTGGCCGCTACTGCTTCCGATGGTCAAAAGCACGACTAAAGCAATGGATGCCGTTCAGGCCTACGCCAAAGAGCAACTCGACATCAAGATCGATGGTTTTACGGTGACGGGGGCATCGAAGCGTGGCTGGACAACATGGCTGGTATCTGCCATCGACCCACGCGTCGAGGGCCTCGCACCAATGGTGATCGACACGCTGAAGATGGACGCTCAACTCAAGCATCAGCAGCAGACCTACGGCAGTCTATCGCCGCGTATTCACGACTACACCGACTTAAAGCTGCCGCAGCGGATGGAAACCGAAGAAGGACAGAAACTCCGTCTTATCGTCGATCCATACCACTACCTGCCGCAGATCCAGCAACCGAAACTGATCTTCCTCGGCACAAACGATAGCTTCTGGACGGTTGATTCGCTGAACCTTTATTGGGACGATATCGAAGGCGAAAAGCATATCGTCTACGTCCCCAACGCCGATCACGATTTAGCGAACGATTGGATTCGTATCTTCGGCGGCCTTCGAGCACTACGCCGGCACGTGGACCATCAGAAAGACCTCCCCGATCTGTCGTGGCAATATGTCACCTCCGGCGGCAACGTACCATTAAAGCTGAATGTTTCTCCTGGCGAAAAAGCGGCCGTGGTTCATCTGTGGACCGCCGAATCGCCAACGCGTGACTTCCGTAAAGCGAAGTGGACGAGCCAAGTGGTGCCACGGAACGAATCAGGCGATGCCTCCATCGAGATTACTCCTCCGCAGGAAGGCTACAAGGCCACGTTCGCCGAAGTCGTTTACGCCCACGACAAAGTGCCGTTCTACCTCAGCACGACCATTCGAGTTTTAAGTGCGGAAGACGCTCCATGA
- a CDS encoding magnesium-dependent phosphatase-1, translating to MFVPRLIVFDLDFTLWDCGGTWCDCLSPPFRVDGARIEDRTGRLVRLYDDVHAILEYCDTEEIPFAIASRTEQPTWARQLLEHLAITDRFAFAEIYPSSKLRHFAALNRASGIDYREMLFFDDEMRNIREVGGLGVASIFVRDGMTADLFHDSLADFAAGAKNA from the coding sequence TTGTTCGTCCCTCGCTTGATTGTGTTCGATCTCGATTTCACGTTGTGGGATTGTGGAGGCACGTGGTGCGACTGTTTGTCGCCGCCGTTTCGCGTGGATGGTGCGAGGATCGAGGATCGGACGGGACGTCTTGTCCGGCTATACGACGACGTGCATGCGATTCTGGAGTATTGCGATACGGAAGAAATACCATTTGCCATAGCGTCGCGAACGGAACAGCCGACGTGGGCTCGGCAACTTCTTGAACATTTGGCGATCACCGACCGGTTCGCATTCGCGGAGATCTATCCCTCTTCCAAGCTGCGTCATTTCGCTGCGCTGAATCGCGCAAGCGGCATCGATTATCGCGAGATGTTGTTCTTCGACGACGAGATGCGAAACATTCGCGAAGTAGGCGGACTGGGCGTCGCAAGTATTTTCGTTCGCGACGGAATGACGGCCGATCTCTTTCATGACAGTCTCGCAGATTTCGCGGCAGGCGCGAAAAACGCTTAA
- a CDS encoding carboxypeptidase-like regulatory domain-containing protein: MKISTWASTSGVLLLAVACVIGCSGTSSEHGHVTGTVTINGSPIQDATVTFAPAGGGRSAIATTQADGTYELNYTPGVKGAKIGSNTVRITTYSAPELDDNNRVVNPGKPERFPPDYSGGKEITVDVKPGENTFDFTIEADKEKYPPPRES; this comes from the coding sequence ATGAAAATTTCAACCTGGGCTTCGACGTCCGGAGTGCTGCTGCTGGCGGTCGCATGTGTGATCGGCTGTAGCGGCACCAGCAGCGAACATGGCCATGTGACAGGAACCGTAACGATCAACGGTTCTCCAATTCAAGATGCGACGGTGACGTTCGCCCCAGCAGGAGGCGGGCGATCGGCCATCGCGACAACGCAGGCCGATGGTACGTATGAACTGAACTACACGCCTGGCGTAAAGGGTGCCAAGATCGGAAGTAACACCGTACGCATTACCACCTATTCTGCCCCAGAACTAGACGATAATAACCGTGTCGTGAACCCCGGTAAACCGGAACGTTTTCCGCCAGATTACAGTGGCGGTAAAGAGATAACTGTCGACGTCAAACCAGGCGAAAACACGTTCGACTTCACCATTGAAGCGGACAAAGAAAAGTATCCTCCGCCGAGGGAGTCGTAA
- a CDS encoding DUF1559 domain-containing protein, giving the protein MNRIALQKRGFTLVELLVVIAIIGVLIALLLPAVQQAREAARRMQCTNNLKQIGIAMHNFHDTYNKVVPMSHEDFGDENTHGNWGWAVDLMPFLELSNTYDALNPSYGNNKNNYWPYNASSPKNILHNAVNDATLLGIMQTPVDAFMCPSTAGPELNESKPIPYDSGNGDKYLARADYIVANDADNIDRQDCDGSFVWTRYDSPLTFASITDGLSNTIFVGERCYTLGGELIGSGVVYGHAGNNDGAGGGATTTGFFYIAGSGLMPINSTNGGSDNDHRQGFASNHPGGANFVLGDGSVRFIPETIDHNTDDAANSTFENLIQRNDGQPLGRF; this is encoded by the coding sequence ATGAATCGTATTGCGCTTCAAAAGCGGGGGTTTACCCTCGTTGAACTTCTCGTGGTGATCGCCATTATCGGTGTGCTGATCGCACTTCTTCTTCCCGCGGTGCAGCAGGCTCGTGAGGCTGCGCGGCGTATGCAGTGCACCAACAATCTGAAGCAGATTGGTATCGCGATGCACAATTTCCACGATACCTACAACAAAGTGGTTCCGATGAGCCACGAGGACTTTGGGGATGAAAATACCCATGGAAACTGGGGCTGGGCTGTCGACTTGATGCCGTTCTTGGAACTGAGCAACACCTACGACGCGCTGAATCCATCGTACGGTAACAACAAGAACAACTACTGGCCGTACAACGCAAGTTCACCGAAGAACATCTTGCACAACGCCGTTAACGACGCCACGTTGCTGGGCATCATGCAGACTCCTGTCGATGCGTTCATGTGTCCATCCACTGCTGGGCCGGAATTGAACGAGTCGAAGCCGATTCCTTACGACAGTGGAAATGGTGATAAGTACCTGGCCCGGGCCGACTACATCGTCGCCAACGATGCGGACAACATCGATCGCCAAGACTGCGATGGTTCGTTCGTGTGGACGCGTTACGATTCGCCGCTAACGTTCGCTTCGATTACTGATGGCTTGTCCAATACCATTTTCGTGGGCGAACGTTGTTACACGCTCGGCGGCGAGTTGATCGGAAGCGGCGTGGTTTACGGGCACGCTGGTAACAACGACGGAGCTGGGGGCGGTGCGACAACGACAGGCTTTTTCTACATTGCCGGTAGTGGCTTGATGCCGATCAATTCGACCAATGGTGGTTCGGACAATGATCATCGCCAAGGGTTCGCATCGAATCATCCTGGCGGAGCGAACTTCGTGCTCGGCGACGGTTCGGTTCGTTTCATTCCGGAAACGATCGACCACAACACCGATGATGCTGCCAACAGCACGTTTGAAAACCTGATCCAACGCAACGATGGTCAGCCGTTGGGCCGCTTCTAA
- a CDS encoding tetratricopeptide repeat protein → MPHTNCFSILRLLSLLALAIAVAMHGTSSTAWGIGCEPGEAQDLKSIEELVGPIDERAKKLTEAEQKAKQEQRVAEQRAKEIRDMQKAEIDRITAKLQTSLDDPNLWLSRARIRTELGEREGAITDLTQYMKLQGPSAAILAERGKLQLSLNHFDKAEADLNEAVKLEPENPDVLFARGKIFIEQWKTAEAYGDFSKAIEIDPNHLDARYNRAYLLLGVRFTYGNCRAAVQDLKVVVEAKPDWLLARYHYVRALHGYGKSEEVIRHATYVIWHDPESECMYSYRSMAYKFTKQYEKAMLDATKYMEFNPRDAARVVRRAEIFIAMEDWEKALADLSTFLEARPENASGYRARADVHEELRNYEASIKDWDKMVELEPENSDWPRFRGMVKRDAGDHDGALADLNMAMSMSPLSGALRNNRSIIYKEMGEHAKAWADEASQTRAVKESIGKLHEYDELVAEEKQKLTALIEEQLAILREGKSLNHQIFWKHDQHPEWDTLWITALLSLLESEDKSMQENGLRGFEKFVMRVDAYPISQENTDRSIAALKTFAAADHPEPLKKKATILAKNLGVLFEVNQPDYEGSQPDSLHFKKLTLEADEQGRPCEFTRIGIEWLEKKERYTTNRFREIRHTPEFIELYSMDRHLWVRLHADKATWSWDRKNWKLIGHGEITKR, encoded by the coding sequence ATGCCGCATACTAACTGTTTCTCAATCCTGCGTTTGCTTTCCCTATTGGCTTTGGCCATTGCCGTAGCGATGCACGGCACTTCTTCCACCGCGTGGGGCATTGGGTGCGAGCCTGGGGAAGCCCAAGACTTAAAGTCGATCGAAGAACTTGTCGGCCCGATCGACGAGCGTGCGAAAAAGCTCACCGAAGCGGAGCAGAAAGCCAAACAGGAACAGCGTGTTGCCGAGCAGCGAGCCAAAGAGATTCGGGACATGCAGAAAGCAGAGATCGATCGAATCACTGCCAAACTGCAAACATCGCTCGACGACCCGAACCTCTGGCTTTCCCGCGCACGCATCCGAACAGAATTAGGAGAACGCGAAGGCGCCATCACCGACTTGACGCAGTACATGAAATTGCAAGGACCGTCGGCGGCGATCCTTGCCGAGCGAGGCAAGCTTCAGCTGAGTCTTAACCACTTCGATAAAGCCGAAGCGGACTTAAACGAAGCAGTCAAGCTTGAGCCTGAAAACCCTGACGTCCTCTTCGCACGCGGGAAGATCTTCATCGAACAATGGAAGACGGCCGAAGCGTACGGCGACTTCTCGAAGGCGATTGAAATCGATCCCAATCATCTCGATGCCCGCTACAACCGAGCTTACCTACTGCTGGGCGTACGTTTTACTTATGGCAACTGTAGAGCCGCCGTGCAAGATTTGAAAGTGGTCGTCGAAGCGAAGCCTGACTGGCTGTTGGCGCGTTACCACTACGTCCGTGCTCTGCATGGCTATGGCAAAAGCGAAGAGGTGATTCGCCACGCCACGTACGTCATTTGGCACGACCCCGAATCAGAGTGCATGTATTCGTATCGCAGCATGGCATACAAGTTCACCAAGCAGTACGAAAAAGCGATGCTCGATGCGACCAAGTACATGGAGTTCAACCCTCGCGATGCGGCTCGTGTCGTTCGTCGCGCCGAGATTTTCATCGCGATGGAAGACTGGGAAAAAGCCCTTGCCGATCTGAGCACATTCCTGGAAGCAAGACCGGAAAACGCATCCGGCTACCGAGCTCGTGCCGATGTTCACGAAGAGCTACGCAACTACGAAGCATCGATCAAAGACTGGGATAAGATGGTCGAGCTTGAGCCAGAAAATTCGGACTGGCCCCGATTCCGTGGCATGGTCAAGCGAGACGCAGGGGATCACGACGGGGCATTGGCCGACTTGAACATGGCCATGTCGATGAGTCCTCTCTCAGGTGCATTGCGCAACAATCGTTCGATCATCTACAAAGAAATGGGCGAACATGCCAAAGCCTGGGCAGACGAAGCGAGCCAGACGCGAGCAGTGAAAGAATCGATTGGCAAGCTGCACGAGTACGACGAACTCGTCGCGGAAGAAAAGCAGAAGCTAACAGCATTGATCGAAGAGCAACTTGCCATTTTGCGAGAAGGCAAATCGCTGAACCATCAGATCTTCTGGAAGCACGACCAGCATCCTGAATGGGACACCCTTTGGATCACCGCGTTGCTTTCGCTTCTGGAATCGGAAGACAAGTCGATGCAAGAGAATGGTCTCCGAGGTTTCGAGAAGTTTGTGATGCGTGTCGATGCTTATCCAATCTCGCAAGAGAATACCGATCGATCGATTGCCGCTCTGAAAACATTCGCTGCCGCCGATCATCCCGAACCACTCAAAAAGAAGGCGACCATTCTAGCTAAGAACTTGGGCGTTCTTTTCGAGGTCAACCAGCCCGACTATGAGGGATCGCAGCCTGATAGTCTGCACTTCAAAAAGTTGACGCTTGAGGCGGACGAACAAGGTCGCCCTTGCGAGTTTACGCGGATCGGTATCGAATGGCTCGAGAAGAAAGAACGCTATACGACGAATCGCTTCCGTGAGATCCGACATACGCCAGAGTTCATCGAACTCTATTCGATGGACCGTCACCTTTGGGTTCGCCTGCATGCCGACAAAGCCACATGGTCGTGGGACCGAAAGAACTGGAAGTTGATTGGCCACGGCGAGATTACCAAGCGATAG
- a CDS encoding DUF1559 domain-containing protein, with the protein MTIRLKRGFTLVELLVVIAIIGVLIALLLPAVQQAREAARRMQCSNHLKQLALACHTYADANKSFPSGVIGMISSWDQKTDRYTGSDSGGPIARGEWRGGPDWAWTALVLPYMEQSAMHERLGVGRIDAIHAMTNADVRAAISIPMPTFNCPSDPKPGETTDRPSLKHTGVKDADGTVHNNILALSNYVGNMGRGRDALTCCSADRWFQMNFGGWAEGPFNVNTNTRFRDITDGSTNTILIGERAWSYNVGGAKITSGAGAMYFAISTKGPTQGHGASNALGMGGSGINGIYPDSSIDAISLKASGNFSSAHPGGAQFALCDGSVRFLSENIDHKTSTGAYDSVFEGLLANSDGYVVGGY; encoded by the coding sequence ATGACCATTCGTCTGAAACGTGGATTCACTCTCGTAGAGCTTCTCGTCGTCATTGCCATCATCGGCGTGCTGATCGCTTTGCTTTTGCCGGCCGTGCAACAGGCCCGGGAAGCAGCACGACGCATGCAGTGCAGCAACCATTTGAAGCAGCTTGCGTTGGCATGTCACACATACGCCGATGCCAATAAGTCGTTCCCTTCCGGGGTGATCGGCATGATCAGCAGTTGGGATCAAAAGACCGATCGTTATACCGGTAGCGACAGCGGCGGACCGATCGCGCGCGGCGAATGGCGCGGCGGACCAGACTGGGCGTGGACCGCGTTGGTCCTTCCTTACATGGAACAATCGGCCATGCACGAACGGCTTGGCGTCGGGCGGATCGACGCGATTCATGCGATGACCAACGCAGACGTTCGAGCGGCCATTTCCATTCCTATGCCCACGTTCAACTGCCCTTCTGACCCGAAGCCAGGCGAAACAACCGATCGTCCTTCGCTCAAGCACACCGGCGTTAAAGATGCCGATGGGACGGTTCACAACAACATTCTGGCGCTTTCCAATTACGTCGGTAACATGGGCCGCGGCCGAGACGCACTGACGTGCTGCAGTGCCGATCGCTGGTTCCAAATGAACTTCGGTGGCTGGGCAGAAGGCCCTTTCAATGTGAACACCAACACGCGATTCCGTGACATCACCGATGGTTCGACGAACACCATCCTTATCGGCGAACGAGCTTGGAGCTACAACGTTGGTGGTGCGAAAATCACGTCGGGTGCCGGAGCGATGTACTTCGCGATCTCCACCAAAGGCCCCACGCAAGGACATGGCGCCTCAAACGCACTCGGCATGGGCGGATCAGGGATCAACGGAATTTACCCCGACTCTTCGATCGATGCGATCAGCTTGAAAGCGTCCGGCAACTTCTCTTCCGCTCACCCAGGCGGGGCTCAATTCGCGCTATGCGATGGCTCGGTCCGTTTTCTGAGCGAGAACATCGACCACAAGACTTCCACGGGTGCGTACGACTCGGTCTTTGAGGGTCTCCTGGCCAACTCCGATGGCTACGTCGTCGGCGGTTATTAG
- a CDS encoding DUF1559 domain-containing protein yields MNKRPTGFTLVELLVVIAIIGVLIALLLPAVQQAREAARRMQCSNNTKQIGMALHLYHDAYNAFPALRAGNPRGAASYAGNNRLNLRFAILPYMEQNAIYYQGMQSAVGSYSNTDPIWTSTVDTFLCPSNAGPETSPVSPDATTGVADYYFFVGDRPYRSYPGGTYTSGNQHSGVFLNDHWVRMSDIVDGTSNTMGVSEGVRPQSDRSFGAIILKPGSTSWFPVSLVPLFNKSTNQYISTAGSFPGVARGYRAWDGAILFTAVMAATPPNSVLVADGSSHGGSQYLLSPTSYHPGGVMVGMMDGSVQFIPETIDTGNQGANYRGYPDTGSPSSYGVWGALSTKSGGEVASAN; encoded by the coding sequence ATGAACAAACGACCTACCGGGTTCACCCTGGTCGAACTCCTGGTGGTGATTGCCATCATCGGAGTTCTCATCGCCCTGCTGCTGCCTGCGGTACAACAAGCGCGAGAAGCCGCTCGCCGAATGCAATGCAGCAACAACACCAAGCAGATCGGCATGGCGTTGCATTTGTATCACGATGCCTACAACGCGTTTCCAGCGCTGCGTGCAGGGAACCCTCGAGGCGCGGCCTCTTACGCTGGTAACAATCGCTTGAATTTGCGTTTCGCGATTCTGCCGTACATGGAACAAAACGCGATCTACTATCAAGGCATGCAGTCGGCCGTTGGTTCTTATTCCAACACCGACCCCATCTGGACGTCGACGGTCGACACGTTCCTTTGCCCCAGTAACGCTGGCCCGGAAACATCGCCTGTTTCTCCGGATGCAACCACCGGCGTTGCCGACTATTACTTCTTCGTTGGCGATCGTCCTTACCGCTCGTATCCCGGCGGAACTTACACCAGCGGCAACCAACACTCAGGCGTCTTCCTCAACGATCATTGGGTTCGCATGTCTGACATCGTCGACGGCACCAGCAACACGATGGGCGTTTCCGAAGGTGTTCGTCCGCAGTCTGATCGAAGCTTCGGAGCGATTATTTTGAAGCCTGGCTCGACGAGCTGGTTTCCTGTATCGCTGGTACCACTGTTCAACAAGTCGACCAATCAGTACATCTCGACGGCCGGATCGTTTCCTGGCGTGGCACGTGGCTATCGAGCTTGGGACGGGGCAATCTTGTTTACCGCGGTCATGGCCGCAACGCCTCCAAACTCGGTTCTCGTCGCCGATGGTTCCAGCCATGGTGGTAGCCAATACTTGCTGTCGCCAACCAGTTACCATCCTGGCGGCGTCATGGTCGGCATGATGGATGGCTCGGTGCAGTTCATTCCCGAAACCATCGATACCGGTAACCAAGGGGCGAACTACCGCGGCTATCCTGACACCGGTAGCCCTAGCAGCTACGGCGTGTGGGGTGCACTTAGCACGAAGTCTGGTGGCGAAGTCGCTTCGGCCAACTAA